One Bemisia tabaci chromosome 4, PGI_BMITA_v3 genomic window, taatattgaatgtagaaagttgcggtttggacagatcttattaactttagctaatctacaagaattgagcattaaaacacgattctgcgaccaATGCATCTGACCTATTAATATTATAACTTATAAGATATTGTACCAAATTTGTTAAGGATGTTTTTTGATCCTTTCTTAACTGTAATGTTTTATATGTACCTGTTTGTACGTAGATCCGATGCTCCTATGAGGAATTAAGGGCTTTTCTGATGGATGCTTCTTAATTTCTTTCTTACCTCTGATTTTTTATCACTACAGTGAACAAACATTAATAATCATTAAAAGAACTATGATTAGTATCATATTTTATAATTCCTATTTGTTGATTACAAATGATGCTTTTGTTGgaatttgtattatttttctgagagtttctattttctttattaatccTTACTCTGTTGGAAACCTCAAAGGTAGAGCGCCACAAGTCAACtgtgataaaaatttcaaaatgctcaCCTCTCTCTGTTGTTTTTATAACTATAACTATGTGTTACCTGTAATTGATTCATTAAAAAAGGGTGTCCTATGAAATTGTTCCTAGCTCTGAAAATCAATAACAGCGCATTTTTGGAAACGTGCAGTCATGTTTATATGTTGATGCGATGCTCTTATGAGGAATTAAGGGCTTTTTTGATGAATGCTTCTTAATCCTGTCTTACCTCTGATTTTCTATAAGTACAGTGAACAAACGATAATactcatgaaaataattataattagttttgtgttttttaatccattttggTTGGTTACAAATGATGCTTTTGTTGGAGTTTTTATTATTACTCTGAGAGTTTTTATCTTCTTatatggatcacattttgcaaataggaaccagCACAATTACagggttgtaaaaatgttgcttccttATAAATATTTAAGCAATCTCCCAGAACATCAAGTAGCTTTGGCTTCCGAtgtaaaaattgttaattttaagagaagataattgtgtaaattttaatattgtacttacattaagtatttttaagagAGAAGGAGAAGTTGCATGGTTTTTAAAACAGTGTAACAGCGTTGgttattttttgctaaatgcaatccatatgttaATCCTTTCTGTGTTGTTTTAATAATCATGACTATGTGTTACTTGTAATCAATTCATTCAAAATGTTTGGTTACTTATTTCTCCTTTCTGTCGGAAGATATTATTTGAAGTGACTGCCCGTAGAAAGGCGTATTATAAAACTGTCATTGCTTTTTTGATGGATACTTTTAGATCTTTTCTTACCTGTACTGTTttattttgtcaccttccggtgaaagtatcacaagcgccatccaacgtttaaaaatttccgctgccattttattttcttacagagaaacTGTTCAACGAAGTTGACCGAAAATTTCGCTCGGTGCTACCGCTtaagttcagtgaaattttcaaacagattcaaccaagaatttctctttaaaaaaataaaatggaggcagatatttttaaatgtcgtatggcgcttgtgatacttcggccggaaggtgacgaatgtACCCGTGATCGATTCATTCAAAATGGTTgatattttttacttatttcaccCTCCAGTCTGAAGGTATTATTTGAAGAGATAGCCTGTGGAAGGGCGtattataaaatttttaaagttatttaaTGATAAActaaaattatttattcgaactataaatatctatttttatctacaactgAACTCAAGTATACAGTAACAATAACTTCGTATAGTGCATTTTTATCCTCAGTTCCTTATTGTGTTCAATCTTTTTTCTAAATCTCTgaggaataattttgattttttgattttcgCACCtgtatatttataattttcgctGCATAAAATGTAATCTGCCTTGTGACACTGTTTATGGCTGTTAATTAAATCATACGCTCTTCTTTGTACGCCTAATAATAAATGCATTTTTGTACAACTATAGTATGTGAAGTTTTTAGTTTTACTGCAAGCCCTCTTTTGCCTTCTGTACTCTTCTAACTTTCAAAGGTCTTAATTATTTGATTGAAacaagaaaaggagaagaagaaaacaattttcaatctattttctttgaaatgtgaGATATTTGGAGAGCTAGGCGCaagttcagattttgaaaaaaaaaaaaataataaaataaattataaaccaaaagaaatgaaaaggttTAAAGATAGTTGTATTGGATGCTCTAATGAAGCTAGTCGCAGTGTGACACTTTTTACAGTTGAACATCAAAGCATCATTTTTAAGCTGCATAATTTCTGGTCAAAATTCATTTCAACCATTTGGTGCCATGAAATTTAGAAATTCAgactcatttttctcaaacgaaTAAAACTGCTTCTTTGTACTCTGACCTCCAAGGATCAATAACTAGAATCCAAGGATCCTTAGAaaacttgagtccctttatTTCAGTGGAAAAACACTTTGAGAATACGAACACGCTAGAATATGGGTGGAAAATTAGCATTAAGTgcgtttttccataaaatattgaaactgtTTTAAGATGCCTCCCCCAAATCCTCCGATTTTGAAAGATGATTACCTAGCTGGTCTCTAATTTTTTGGCAGCACATACTAAAGTGAATATAATTTGCTATGCTGCTCTTATAACCCCGGATCTTTCGGCTCATTAAATGTATTGCCGAAGCGCCCTTTTACAGGTCGGTGGGACCTTTTTGGAAATAGGTCCGGAAAAGAGGACCAGCATTTCTCGTTTCACATATCTTGAGAGTGTTTCACgccaattttcatgaagtttggtgtgttgaaatttttttaaatcgcatTTATAATTCCGGATCTCTTGGCTCATTTAATGTATTGCTGAGTCGCCCTTTTGGAGCTCGCTGGGCCCTTTTTGAAAGAAGGTCCGGGAACACTCGTGACGATTAGTGCCTTAAATGGTAGGCGATAAGGCAACACTGCATGAGGCCCCTCAACAATAACATAACCTTACTTTTTCATGTTGCTGCTTGCTCTCGCTCTGTGCATTTGTCCAGTTTATCAATTTACGATCCGagtcttttcttctctttcgaCCTTATTCAGCCATACCTATTATCGTGAAAATTATTCAGAATAAATACAAGAAGGTCGCTGGATAatgcaaatttatttttatttaatgtcTTAAAGTTTACAAGCTCATTCATGTGGTGATCTATAGCAACGAAGCATCACCATGGCTAGTAATCGGTTTGAGAAGATTGGAACTATTTATTCTAGGTAACAATACTTTTATCATCACTTTGTCTTATTAATGCAAATTCACTTTCTCTAAGGGTAAGACTGAAATAGAATTAATATTAGATCTTCATGAAGGGGCGTTTCTGAGGCAAGTGTACAGTGGCGTGGTGCATTTTGATACGTACGTTGAGCATGTATTGATCCTGTACCCGTACACCTTATAATATCTCTTGCAGCACCTATTAAACAAGGTTAAAATTGAAGGTTATTTCTATACTGTGTGAGGACTTTCTAATCGGTATCTTCAAACTTTTACACTCTAAATTCAGTCTACAGTAGTCTCCTTTTAATTTCTTATactgaattcaaaatttgattagtCTAGCATTGCCAAAAAATCTCATTCTTTTTGCCGCTTTTAGCTCTGTTGATCAGGAGATTGTAATAAAATTACTAATTAGATCAACAAGATCAGATCACCAGCTGATATTGCTCCAGAGATGCCATCAGCGCTCTtacaaataaaatgtttaaccCGTATCTCAGGGTCTTTCTTCCATCTTTTCCAAATGTGAGGTCGCACTTTTGTGACtaagtattgaatttttctctccattACAAGACCTAAATTCTTTTCTATGCTGATCAGTTaaactttcatttgaaaaactttgTCACCACCTAATTACAAACTACTTAAAACCTAATTGAAGTAATCTTTACATTGATTTCACGAGTGCTGTCCACCTCATTTTTCCTACGCTCTCCCAGGACAGTCTTgaaccttctttttttcatcatcgTTCTTCCAAGCATCATTATGAAATCATCTCTCTTTTAAGTCAACTCTTGAGCTCTGCTATAGTGCCAAAAATTCTCTATTATTAAAGTTCAGTTTAATTTGTTAACATAGTGAGGCATTTGTTttacttgtgaaattttctcatcCTTTGCAGAATAACTGGTTTACTTCGAGCAGGAGCCACCAAATGGGAAAACAAACCACTCTGGTATAATGTTTATCGTGCTTTTCCTCCACTTAATGAAACTTCCTTTGGATCACCTGTTCCCGACACACCAATCAGGAATATATTTTATGCTGAAGACAAACTTAGAGCGTAAGTTTCATCAAAAATGCAAGAAGTTTCTGAGGATCAGCGTGGCTTTATAAAATGGAGCTTATTTCTCTCAAACTTTTCTGAGTGACAACTTTTTTTCCTGTCTCTCTACACCATGGTAACGTGACTTGGTCTCTCATTTTTCACATGTTTGCGGTCGTGTGCCATGAATGATCTCAGTCAGAGAGTTTCTGCACCTCCGAATTCCATTTCCCTTAATCTGAGTTATACTTTGGTTCCTTAAAAAGGCAGGTTTTTTCTCTGAAGAATATTTTCCAGTGCTAAAGCCTGATCAGACTGTTTCCACCCTACCTCGATTGAAGCCTTTAGTTATTGAGCGTTTAATCTTACTTACCCCTCTCATTATCAGGCTATTTTCTGTACATGTATGCTCCACAATAGAAACTGTCATGCAAACAAGTTTTTATTCTATTGAGAAGTAATCAAAGTTGTAGTTCAGATCCTCCTCGATGGAAAGAGCTGCAATTAGCATTCACTCAAAGGAGGTCATGGAATATTTATGGAAATGTTACCAAGGGTATGATTTCACAAACTGAGGTGATTTGTTCAAGGTAATGAGAGGTTTAAGGTAGATTTGAGCAAACAATTATGAATTTATTTAatctccttgattttttctttcttcttcttcttctactaacgactagggcatggccctgtttgtcaagccttcgagtgccgagcacaaaatattaaaaatataataattatctgtaaaaattcgtcaagtcaataaaacaaatagcaacaggaacattcaatcatcttcaggagaagagagccagctttgtgcccatctcttaggcggtCGTCCAGGCAGTCTTTTCCCTATGGGTTGTCCAGTCATACAAAcaagtacatattttttctttagtatTCTAAATTGATTCATATTTGACCCTCCTCAAAGGTAaaaattctctcaatttttagttggactcatagagaaaaaaaaggaggtgtttgcatttcgggcatcttggaattttttgatgacttcatgacgtaggtgggtacagcgtgaaggggacgtcgctgtacgcagctgtacccagctgtacccacctacgtcatcaagtcatcaaaaacttccaagatgcccgaaatgcaaacacctcctttttttctctatgagttGGACTGACGTACAGTTTCAGGGGTACTCCAAAGTCTTGATGAAGAATCAACACTAATGATAACTTTATCTTTATCCTCcaggaaatttcacaaggatTACAGAATGCTAAGTGCTGTTCGGTTAGATGACCGCTCCACTCCGAGTGAATGTCAAACGTTCATCCAAGAGTACAAAGCGCTTGTAGAAGAGAAAGGCAAAGCAGAAAAGGATGCCTACAGTGAAGCTTTTAGTCCAttccagaaaaaattaaaggctGAGATGAAGAAACAGCACCCTCCTGAGGCAGAAGAAGTAGGCTTCGACTCAGAGGAGTCCCCAAGGTCTGAAGCCGCACCCCAAGAAAGGCTGTCTGAGAAAGATGCAAAAGAACTTTATACAGATATTTTCAAGAAGTAGTGATTTTTGTTATCATTTGACCAGAAGTGTGTAATGCTGGAAATCTCATAATTTCTAGTTTCAatggtttgttttgttttatattttatttctaagCACAGTAACAGGGCTAATTTTAAGTGACTGTTAAAgtagacaaaaattaaaataaatgaataaataaaaataaaatgttttcctACCAACAGCAATTATCTCAGTCCAATGGAATCATCGCCCCGTCAAATTAAGTGACACTGGAGAATAACTTTTATGATCATATGTGCTGGACCATCTATCAGCTCTGCACAGTACCATACAACAACCTAAGGTTTGCTACGTTTGCTAACTTGCCCCAAACTTTATTCAAAACAGTTCAAGTAACTGAATGCAGCCAGCTCAACAAATAATATTCTCCCAAATGATTTTGCAAAAGTAATGAGTCATGAGTAAGGTTATCCTTGGACTCAACATGAGTTCACCCTGAGTTTATTAAAAAGAGAATTTCCAGATCACAGAAAATAGGTTAAATGAAATGATGCTATCTATTTTTTAGTGTAAGCCAGTTCGTATAAAAATATTGTCAGAAATATCACCTGAAAGTAACACAATATTGTTGTCATGCCTAataaaaatcaatggaaaatgTCGTAGCATTATAGGTAACCCCAAACTCTGCCATGTTACTAATGAGAGCAATAATGTTCACATTTTCGAtatcaagtttccttcaaaatttgtctaacTCAAATTAGATGAACTCACCAATTCAAATTAAACAGCAGAAAAGCTGTTGAAAAGCCCGaaaattgacttcattttatgGGAAATAGCAGTACGGGACATTATTCCACCAGAGAGCTCTACTAGAGGTAGAATGGTGCCCTTTTCGCTTGCCAGTTTCTAATCCTAAAATTGTTTTGTTGTGTTTCCAAAACGCAAACAGAAAAGCATGCAGATTTATGGCACTTAtgactgtcttgcctaacatgaaaatgagaaTGGCCCTTTCTATTACATAGTTGGAAATAAAGTttgttgatttttaatcatccatacgatttctgaGTGTTTTCTGGATAATCAGTGGCAATTTTACAAGAACTGCTGCTTCTGTCGTTAAAAGTTTCCGCTCAATCTCTAATGAgcacattttctcaaaactttatttttgcactcTGTTGCTCTCTTCGGTGACACAGCAAACCTGTTACTAACAATAAACTCAACTTGAAGTTGGAAATTAGGAGTGAATAAAACCAGAATAACTTGAATAAATATGATTTTATTGTTAACAAAAGTACAAAAACATTGTTCTCTTAGTcatggatgtaaaaaaaaaacggaaaattacATTATACATATGAAATtgtgattttacatttttttttggtttccaaTTTATGCATTCTCTTATTGAATTATGTTGTGCATGGATAACACTAGAATGAACAATTCGAGAATAATGAAGAACaagtaaaacaaattttataGTCTAGCctaaattagctaaaaaattgaaaattaaggaGATTTATTACAGAAATATTTCTTTGTTAAGTTCAACAACCATTTATGACTGTCCACAGGAAAGGGAACTTCAGTCCAAGAACACAAACAATTAGGTTATAGATATCAGAGCCTAGTGAGGAGTTCGACAAACGGTTTAGGACAAAAAACGCCCCAAAAAGTTGCACTGAATCGTGGCAATGGCAAATTGAAGTTTTCAGTTCAAAAACAAGTATGTAGTTTCAACAGAAATCTATTACAAatcataattataatttttcatgttCAGAATGTGAAATTGATGGATTACAACAGAACTTTACATCCTCTATTGCtacaaaaatgaattgaaccACTCACAATTTATGCTTTGGAACACTGGAGAAAGTTCCCAGTTGAAATCTTAAAATCCTGTTTTTctgcagaagaaaaaaaaaggagatggtAATTATTTCCAAATGTTTTTCAGCATTATGTAGGAGGGTATAATGTGGCTTCAATATTTTGACAAAATCCGAGATTCGAAGTAAGGAAAATGAACTGTAACATCTGTCGATTTGGCGTAATTCTTTACAATATATGATTTTAAACACTTCTTAAAGTATGAATTTTCCCATTAACTGCaccattttcgagaaaatcgatgataagaATGACCTTTAACCACATACGTCATCAACAATATCCAAGATGCTCAAAATGCaaccacctcctttttttctctttgccaTTTTTCCACCCATAACTCCACAGATATTGctatactgaaaattttgcctctgaGGTCAAAAGTTCTGTTTCCTgcagattttcaaatttaagtacATACATCAGCAGTGTGTCATCTTCAAAGAAATGGAATGAAAACAATTTAGCTTGCGAATGATTTTCACCAATTATTTAGAATCAAAGTCAATATTAAGAGAATACTGAGTGAATAATTTGGTTTATACTTCATGTGAACGGGCAAACATATCAGAAATACCTGAACAATTTTGAATGGAAGTTGCAATCCACAATCAGATCAATAGACCATCAGACAGGCTTTGAAAATAAGGACCTCAGTCATCAATTATAGAGATTCAACTTACACCTTTTTAAGATCTCGAATTTAGTTGATGATGAAATTCTAATAGTCAGCTAAAAAGTCAAGCCTGACTGATTCCCCCTCTAGCTTGGTCTAATATCATTGCACCCGCACATCTATAATCTCATTTGCAACAAACTTGGTATGCAAAACAAGTTCATTATCAGTAGACAGCGCAGTTacttatatttcattttttataattgaGGGACGAACTTTTTCGTTAAACCGCACCTAAGAATCAGCATCCAAATGCTTGAAATAACTGTAGGGTAGAATTGTATCATCAACTAAAGggaccttaaaaaaattaagttcaatCTCTGTAATTGATGATATGACAAACAAAAAAGTGCCTAATATACCCCCAACCTCGATACAaatttcttcattaaaattttgcttAAGAGTATGACGGATGCATTAAAAACTTCTGAATTCAATTAACGGTTCTTGTCGACATTAATTCACATTTTCTGTTCATGAAAAAACCAGAGTCAACACGAATCAAATTGAGCACTAAACTGATTTTGGGAAGTGTATTTTACTGTAAAAGAATTTTCTtgttccctaactttttttgACAGTTTACAGGTACATATTTTGTATCATAAGAGGAAAGAAGTGTGTACAAAACTAAGCTGTAGTTATGTGATGACTAACGAGTGGGTTGACGTCAAGCGATGCCTAATTTTGCCTCCGTTAATTGTCTAGTCAGCCATTTAACATTGTTTGAACAAGAGAAAAAGTTTGATGAATCGGCGATCATTTGAGTCTTCATATCACAgctttatattttttccttttattttttattttttctcatttttttaacgtaactaattttcaaatattatcttAGCAACTTTTACAAAATCATCAAAACCGATAAAGTTGCCATGAAGAGATGGAATATTCCCTTTTAAAACTTGATTTCACAAATCAGTTTATCATTTTAACTTGAGCTGTTTGAGACCTTTCTAAGTTTtaaatgatacattttttatcgGTTTATTTTCCAAAGGCCGGTGGTTGAGGTTAAACTTGATATCTAATCATGACAAAAGATTTGCTATTGATACAAATATGCAGTGCAGAAAGTACGAGCGTG contains:
- the mRpS23 gene encoding small ribosomal subunit protein mS23; amino-acid sequence: MASNRFEKIGTIYSRITGLLRAGATKWENKPLWYNVYRAFPPLNETSFGSPVPDTPIRNIFYAEDKLRAKFHKDYRMLSAVRLDDRSTPSECQTFIQEYKALVEEKGKAEKDAYSEAFSPFQKKLKAEMKKQHPPEAEEVGFDSEESPRSEAAPQERLSEKDAKELYTDIFKK